A region of the Pseudoprevotella muciniphila genome:
ATGGTGTTCTCCTTTGTTCTTATAGGACTTCTTGAAAAAAATATGCGGAAATGTAAAAAAATGTGAAAAGAATGGAAATAAATTGTTAAATTTGCGGCATAACCCATAAAAATAAAGGACATGTTTACCGAAGAAGACAAAAAACAATTAACTGAAAAAGGTATTACCGAAGAGCAGGTGATGCATCAGTTGGACTGCTTCAAAACAGGTTTCCCCTTCCTGAAACTCGTCAGCGCAGCATCAGTAGGCAATGGCATACTGACCCCAGGAGAGTATGAGGCAAACGAGTATCTTGCTGCATGGGATGAATATCTCGCCGGCGACCACAGAATCGTGAAATTCGTGCCGGCATCAGGTGCAGCAAGCCGCATGTTCAAGGACGTGTTTGCCTTTGTTGATGCACCATACGATGTGCCGACCACAGACTTCGAGAAGTATTTCTTCGACAATATAGGCAAGGCAGCGTTCAAACCCACGCTTGATGCCACCTGTGTACGACTCTATGGAAAGAATGTCGATGCACTCGTTGCAGAAGGAAAATACAAGGAAGTGGTAAAGGCTTTGCTCGGAGCAGAGGGCATGAACTACGGACAACTGCCAAAGGGTGTGCTCCATTTCCACAGTTATGGCGGTGGCGCACGTACGCCCGTGGAGGAACACCTCGTGGAAGGTGCACTCTATGCACGCCAGCAGAATGGAAAAGTGAACATACATTTCACGGTGTCGCCGGAGCACAAACAACTCTTCGAAAACCTCGTCAGCAGCATCGTGCCAAAATATGAAGAAAAGTATGGTGTGAAATATGTGGTCAGTTTCTCAGAACAGAAGAGTTATACCGACACCATAGCCGTTACGCCCGACAACGAACCCTTCCGCAATGATGACGGG
Encoded here:
- a CDS encoding DUF4301 family protein — protein: MFTEEDKKQLTEKGITEEQVMHQLDCFKTGFPFLKLVSAASVGNGILTPGEYEANEYLAAWDEYLAGDHRIVKFVPASGAASRMFKDVFAFVDAPYDVPTTDFEKYFFDNIGKAAFKPTLDATCVRLYGKNVDALVAEGKYKEVVKALLGAEGMNYGQLPKGVLHFHSYGGGARTPVEEHLVEGALYARQQNGKVNIHFTVSPEHKQLFENLVSSIVPKYEEKYGVKYVVSFSEQKSYTDTIAVTPDNEPFRNDDGSLLFRPAGHGALIVNLNDINADVIFIKNIDNVVPDRLKEDTIRYKKLIAGVLVSLQKQIFAYLEELESGVAEDKYREMLSFIENKLMCRNEKTATMSDAELREYIAGKLNRPLRVCGMVRNVGEAGGGPFIAVNPDGSASLQILESSQINVNDPKEKEMFNLGTHFNPVDLVCATTNYKGQSFNLPDYVDPATGFISSKSKNGRELKALELPGLWNGSMSDWNTVFVEVPLTTFNPVKTVNDLYREEHR